The Acidobacteriota bacterium genomic interval AGGCTCCGGGCCGCCGCCGCGGGCAGCACCAGGAGGGCGAAGGAGAGCAGGACCCCGAGGAGCCGGATGGAAACCGACAGCATGAGGCCCAGGCCTCCGAAGAAGGCCGCCTCCACGAGCGCCACCCGGTACCCCAGGACCTCCGAGGTCTCCGGGTCGAAGGCCGTGGCGAGGAACCATCTGTGGCCGAGGAGAGCCACGGCCCCCACCGCCGCCCCCACGACCAGAAGGACCCATACGTCGGACCGGACGACGCCCAGAAGCGATCCGAAAAGGAGCGTGGCTTCGTCCATCCCGCCGTGGGCGCTCCGGCTCAACAGGATCACGGTGACCCCGCCCAGGACCACGTACAGGACGCCGAGGACGGCGTCTCCCGGCAGGAAACCCCTCTCGCCCCGGCCTCGGGCCAGGGCGGCGATGACGAGGGACGTGGCCAGGAAGGCCGTCGCCCGGGGATCCGCGTGGAGGAAGGAGGCGGCCGCGGCTCCGGCCATGGCCGCCTGGGCGAGGGTCACGCTGACGAAAACCATGCGCCGTTCGAGGAGGAAGACACCGTAATATGCCAGGGGAAGGGCCGCCACGAGCACGCCGGCCAGGGGCCACTTCAGGAGGAAGAGGGTCTCAAACACGGTCCACCTCCCCCTCCTCGCAGGTCCAGGCCAGGGAGGGGCCCGACGGACCTTGAACGAGGGCCAGGCCGCCTCCGTAGGCGGCCTTCAATCGGTCATCCGAGAAGACCTCCTCCATGGAGCCGGCCAGGCACAGGCCCTCCCGCGCGTCGAGCCAGAGGATCCGGTTCACTTCGGGTCCGATCTCCCCGAGGTGGTGGGTGACGAGGAGGATCGCCGTGCCCTCCCGGTTCAGGTCCCTCAGCAGGTGCATGAGGGCGTGGCGGGTCAGGAGGTCCACGTTGTTCCCCGGCTCGTCGAGAACGAGAACGTCGGGGCGCCGGTGCAGCGCCCGCGCCACCATCACGCGCTGGCGCTGGCCTCCGGAGAGGGAGGCGAAGGGGGCCTCGGCCAGGCCCTCCAGCCCCAGGCGGGCCAAGGCCTCCTCCGCCTGAGAGAGGCCGCGAAGGTCCAGGGCGCCCAGATCCACAACCTGCCGCACCGAGAGGGGCAGGCTGTCCCCCAGAGTCGAGAGCTGGGGCACGTATCCCACGCGCAGGCCGGGCTTTCTGTCCAGCCGTCCGGCGAGGGGCTTCAGGACCCCCAGGACGGTCTTGATGAGGGTCGTTTTGCCGGCCCCGTTCGGGCCGAAGATGCCCCAGTAGTCCCCGGCGCACACCCGGGCGTCGATCCCCGACAGGAGGGGCCGCCCGAAGCCGACGGCGACGCCTTCCAGGGTGATGAGGTTCTCACCCCCGGGCCGCATCCGCCAGCCTCGACGCGAGCGTGCGCATCATCTCCCCGTACGTGGCGGCGCCCTCCTGCCCCCCCGTGTAGGCCGGGACGAGGACGAGGCGCGCGCCCGTGTCCTGGGCCACCCTCCTCGCCACCTTCAGGTCCATATAAGGCTCGGCGACGACGACCCGGACGGCCCTCTCCCGCATGGTTCTCTCCAGTTCGAGGAGGCTGGCCGGTCCCGGCTTGATGCCCGGCTTGGGCTCCACGTACCCCGCCACGGGGATCTCGTAGCGGAAAAAGAAATAGTTGAGCGTGGAGTGGTAGGTCACGACGGGAGACCCGCGAAGGGGGGCGAGCAGACGACCGAGTTCGGCGTCCAGGTCCAGGAATTCGCGGGCCGCCGCCTCTCCCCTCCTCCGGTGGCCTTCGGCTCCCGCTGGATCGATGCGCCCGAAGGCCTCGGCCATCCCTCGCGCCAGGGCGGCCATGTTGCGGGGATCGAGGTGGTAGTGCGGGTTTCCGAAGGGGTGAACGTCCCCCATGGAGCGGTCGGCGCCCGCGCGGGGGACCTCGATGGGCGTGACGAATCGGGAGAGATCCACATGGCCCGGGGCGCCCGGCTGAATCTTCTTGTTGCCCGACTGTTGAAGCAGGGCCGGAAGGAAGCCGACCTCCAGGTCCAGGCCGTTCAGGAGGAGTGCGTCGGCCCTGTGAAGGGCCACGAGGTAGCTGGGTTTGGCTTCCACGTAGTGGGGATCCTGGCGTCCGTCGGCGAGGGCCGAGACCTCCGCCCGGTCGCCTCCCACGGCCCGGGCCAACTGTGCGTACACGTCGTAGGTGGCCACCACCCGGAAGCGGTCCCCGCCGTTCGCCGCGATCCCCGCCAGGAGAAGAAGGGCGGTCAAGGTCGTCTTCATGTTCGTCCTTTCTCGAACGAGCCGGGGGACCGGCTCAATACGGGTGCGCGCCGTGGGGGCCGAGGGAGAACCCGTACTCCACGACGAGCGCGTTCTTCGGGCCGAGCACGGCGTAATCCACGCGCTGGAATTGGACCCTCAGTTTCTGGTACTCGCTGGGATACCAGGTGAGCACGAGGGCTCCGCCCTGATCCCTGCGGCCGGGCCCCGGATACCGGACCCAGTCGGCCCGGACGCCCACCGACCAGCCGCGGGCCACCTGCCAGTCCACGTAGGAAAAGAGGCCTTCGGTGCGCTCCGTCCAACGCATCGGGGAGGAGGAAACGCCGGTGCCCGGCGCGGGGCCGTGGACCCGGTAGTCCCTCCGCATGTACTCGGTGCGCCACAGAAAGGTCCGGTAGCGGTCCGAGAGCGGCCGCCGGCGGTAGGTCAGGGACAGGTTGCCCAAACGCGTGGCCCCGCCCGTCGCGTTCCGTCCCCCCAAGCCCGTGAGGAGCGCCTCCACGCTGGACCCTTCCGACAGGTCCAAAAAGTGGCGCCACGCCAGGAGGTAGGCGAGGTCCGACCGCCGACCGCCGAAGAGATCCTCGGACCGCCCGCCGAGCGCTTCGACGGTGACATCGCTCAGCCAGGGAGTGGGCAGGATCTTTGTCGCGCCGATCCCCACGTCGCTCAGGCCGTGGCCCTCCCCTCCCAGGACCGCGTTCAGCGCCAGGGGTCGGTCGGCCTGGCGCCACGTGTGGGTGTGCTGCCCGTTCTCTTTGCCGAAACCCGCGTAGAAGCGCCCCGCCTTCAGCGTCCAACCTCCCGGAAGTCCAGGAAAGACGGCGTACGCCTCCTCCACTTCGGCGGTGTAGCCCTCCGAATGGGCGCGCTCCTCTTCCGCTCGGCCCCCTGCCCCCGCGAAGCGGTCCGCGAGCGCGTCGCCGTGTCCGTGCCTGTGCAGGGCCACGGACGCAAAGGCCTGGGCATAGGGGTCCACGCTGGCGGAGAAGGACAGCTCCAGCTCCCTCAGCGAGGCGGCGTCGGTGGCCCTCCAGCGCGGGTCGTTGCCGGCCGAGAAGGCGAAGTCTGGGATCACGGAAAGGGCAGGGTTGAGCAGGTTGGCCGCGGGGCGCGAGGCGGGGGCGGACGGCAGGCCGTGGGCCTCGTGCCCGGACGTAGCGGCCTGCCTCAGGGCGGCCACCTCCCTCCTCAGTTCTGCGATCTGGGCTTCGTACCGCGCCGCCAGGTCGGCCATGCGGCCTTCGAGGACGGCCAGTTTCTTCTCGATTTCCTCCGGTCCCGTCTGCGCCCTGGAGGCCGTCGGAACGGCCAGGGACATGCAGAGGGCCGAGAGGAGAAGGATCTTCCTCATGAGCGAGCCTCCCGAAAACGAAGCGAGTCAAGAATTCGAAGGCGGTGGAGCCCGATCCGGAAAGGGGATCAGGCGGGAGGCGCTCGGCCCTTGGGCGTCTCCCTCCCGCAGGAGGCCGGGCGCGATCGCTCGGTGGCCGGGGGCGGAGAGGCCGGCGCGTCCGGAGAGCCCAGGGAGGGCGGCTCCCCGGGCCGGTCCAGGCCCGCGCCGACGCTCGCGCAGACGGGGCAGGGGCGGTCCGCACGGCGGAGCCCTTCGCCGCCCGCCGGAGCGTGAAGGTGCACGAGCAGGCCAAAAAGGCCCGCCGCCAGCAGGATCACGAAGGTATTTTTCAGGATCCTCATGGCCCGCACCCTCAGGCTACTCTAACACGCGCGACCTTGAGCCATTTCCCGACCTTCTCCTCAATCGGGGAGAGCCTCGTATTTCCGCCGCCGTCGCCGGTAGGCCGCCGCCACTGCGGCGAAGAAGAGGAGGAGCACCCCCGTCCACAGGAGGCCGGGCGAAGAAAGGACCACCACCCACTCCCCCCACCAGGGGAGGTTCTTGGCCCACGCTCGGAAGGCGGCGTCGGGCGGCATCCCGAAGGTCACGGCGAAGGCGGCGTCCACCGACCCCATCCGTCGCGCCTCGTCCAGGAAAAGCCGCAAGGACGCGTCGTCCTTGAAGAGGTCCCGCACGAAGCCCTTGGCCAGCGCGTAAGAGCGCCGCACGGCGCCCTCGCCCTGGGCGAAGTCCTCCTCCATCTGGGCGATCCGCCAGCGGCCCCGGGCCACGTCCCTCAGGGCGAGCGCCGCGTTCCATTCGTCCCGAAGGTCCCACTCCCCCGAGGCCCGCATGGCCAGGCCCTCGTCGAACCAACGGGGGGGGCGCTTGCCCAGGGCCCGGTAGAGGGCCACGTGGGAGACCTCGTGGACGAGGGTCTGACGACCGTCGCCGAAGGGGTAGCGACCGCAGCGGGAGAGGATGACGACGATCCTCCCCTCCTCCTCCACCGCCGCGCCCGCCGCGAAGGACGGAAGACCGGCCCATTCGGCAGGCAGTTCGCCCGGCACGGCGGCCACCGTCACCCGGATGGGGGCTCCCCTCAGGGCCGGGGGCACCCCGTAAAGGCCCTCCAGGCGGGCCCGCGCTTCCAGGAAGACGCGCTCGTACTCACGGGGATCGGGCTGGCCGAGAACCGCCATCGAAAACAGGACGGCCGCCGCCGCCCGGACCGCCCTCTTGCTCACCGGGCCCTCCCGCGGGTCATGGCGGGCATCGATTTCTTCCGCTCTTCCCGCAAGACGACGGTATGGGCCACACGGTCGTGGGGCATGCGGCGGTTGGGGTCCCGCCATAGGGACAGCAGGGCAAGGCCCAGCGTGCCGGCGATCTCAAGGTATCCCGCGAAGCGCTCGAAGCTCTCCAAAAGGGAGAGCCGTTCGCCGCCGAGGTGGGCCACCCGGATGCCCGCCATCCGCTTTCCGAGGGTTCGCCCCCATCGGGCCGTGAGCACCGTGAAGTAGAGGGCCGCCACGCCGAAGAGCGAGATCCAGCGGAGGGGGCCGGGAATGGCCTTCTCCACCCTGAAGACGACCGTCCCCTCCTGGCGTTTCAGTTCCTCGTGCTCCCCGATGGCCAGCGCGATGAGGAGGTGCCAGTCCAGAAGGGCCTGGGCCGCCTCGTCGAGGTCCCCGCGCTCCACCGCGTCGGCGGCGCGGGGCGGAACCCCTGGAGATTCCAGGCGCACCAGAAGAGGAGCCAGGTCTCTCCACGCCCGCCGGACCGTTTCCGGTTCCTCCCTGACGTCGGCGCGCTGGAGGGCCCAGAGGGCCTTCACGGCGGCGGGATCGGTGATCCGGAGGGAGACGTACGCCGCCGCGACGGCGACGGCCAGGGTGGGCAACAGGAGGATCAGACCGTCCAGGAAGAGGGCCAGGAACCGCCGTCCGGGGGAGGCGAGGGGCTTTCCCACGAGGGCCTGAGCCACGTGGAGGACGTCCGCAGTCAGGCGGCGGGGCTCCCTGGGCTTTCCGGCGCGGGGAGCCGGGGCTTTGGGCCCGGCGGTCATCGGATCACGGCGTGAGAACCGGCGTGGGCCGGCCCTGCGCGTCCAGCGCCACCATGTGAAACAGCCCGGAGGTGCACAGGTGGCGCGCGCCCGTCGCCGCCTCCTCCCGGGACATCTTCACCTCAACGACCATGGAGGTCCGGCCCACGGTGAGAACCTGCGCCTCCACCACGGCGATGTCCCCCCACTTGACCGGGACCTTGAAATCGAGGCGCTCGATGGAGGCCGTCACGCAGGTCTTGCCGGATAGGCGGATGGCCGCAAGCCCCGCCGC includes:
- a CDS encoding metal ABC transporter ATP-binding protein, with product MRPGGENLITLEGVAVGFGRPLLSGIDARVCAGDYWGIFGPNGAGKTTLIKTVLGVLKPLAGRLDRKPGLRVGYVPQLSTLGDSLPLSVRQVVDLGALDLRGLSQAEEALARLGLEGLAEAPFASLSGGQRQRVMVARALHRRPDVLVLDEPGNNVDLLTRHALMHLLRDLNREGTAILLVTHHLGEIGPEVNRILWLDAREGLCLAGSMEEVFSDDRLKAAYGGGLALVQGPSGPSLAWTCEEGEVDRV
- a CDS encoding acyl-CoA thioesterase, with product MELDLSKGRASASHLVLPIDTNPLGALFGGRAVQWMDIAAGLAAIRLSGKTCVTASIERLDFKVPVKWGDIAVVEAQVLTVGRTSMVVEVKMSREEAATGARHLCTSGLFHMVALDAQGRPTPVLTP
- a CDS encoding metal ABC transporter substrate-binding protein, coding for MKTTLTALLLLAGIAANGGDRFRVVATYDVYAQLARAVGGDRAEVSALADGRQDPHYVEAKPSYLVALHRADALLLNGLDLEVGFLPALLQQSGNKKIQPGAPGHVDLSRFVTPIEVPRAGADRSMGDVHPFGNPHYHLDPRNMAALARGMAEAFGRIDPAGAEGHRRRGEAAAREFLDLDAELGRLLAPLRGSPVVTYHSTLNYFFFRYEIPVAGYVEPKPGIKPGPASLLELERTMRERAVRVVVAEPYMDLKVARRVAQDTGARLVLVPAYTGGQEGAATYGEMMRTLASRLADAARG
- a CDS encoding metal ABC transporter permease, producing MFETLFLLKWPLAGVLVAALPLAYYGVFLLERRMVFVSVTLAQAAMAGAAAASFLHADPRATAFLATSLVIAALARGRGERGFLPGDAVLGVLYVVLGGVTVILLSRSAHGGMDEATLLFGSLLGVVRSDVWVLLVVGAAVGAVALLGHRWFLATAFDPETSEVLGYRVALVEAAFFGGLGLMLSVSIRLLGVLLSFALLVLPAAAARSL
- a CDS encoding RDD family protein yields the protein MTAGPKAPAPRAGKPREPRRLTADVLHVAQALVGKPLASPGRRFLALFLDGLILLLPTLAVAVAAAYVSLRITDPAAVKALWALQRADVREEPETVRRAWRDLAPLLVRLESPGVPPRAADAVERGDLDEAAQALLDWHLLIALAIGEHEELKRQEGTVVFRVEKAIPGPLRWISLFGVAALYFTVLTARWGRTLGKRMAGIRVAHLGGERLSLLESFERFAGYLEIAGTLGLALLSLWRDPNRRMPHDRVAHTVVLREERKKSMPAMTRGRAR